From the genome of Mastacembelus armatus chromosome 12, fMasArm1.2, whole genome shotgun sequence:
CACTGTTAGAGCTGTGTAggctaatttaaatattaactaCTGAGGCCATAGATAAAAGGTGGAGTTGCACTGGACTATATTGCATTGAGATGTGATTTGAATAATTTATTCTTCCCACATAAGCACATCACTTTCTGTGGCCTCAGTGCTAAAACATACAACAGAATTTACACCTCTGtgaccatgtcagaaaaccTTATAGGCATCATAGAAGTAGACTTTGAACCTACACTTCAACTTCACTATtaaatatccaaaaaaaaaaaacaaacaatcccTGAAAGCAAGTTTTTTTCAACCTACTCGCAAATAATCTGAATCAGTCTCAAAGCACAAGGATATATTATGCCATCTGTAAATGTCCTCAAAAATCATTGCGTTGCACAACCCTATTATAAACTGTACCCAGAATTTTTGTCAGAAGTGTGACAAAATGTAAGAAGAATCAACAGGAGACTCATAAAAGCACAAAGCTCAAAAACACTGGTGTGATCCCACCAGGTGATGCAGCCGCATGTCTGAGGCAGAGAAACAGCTGCCATGTTTTATAGTGTAAATTGGAATATTCGAAAGCAACAAAATGAATCGATACTCTTGAGAGAATACAGCGAGACATATTATGTTCAAAATCTAgtctaaacaaaacaaaaggaataTCACATGAAATTATGGTGTGAAAAGGTGTAATGAATGTTTTATGCCATCCAGCCACTGACATAAAGGATATAAATATTGTatgcaaagagaaaaatctCCCGTTTGAAGTCTTGAGAGcaaagacagtgagagagaaaagggggaagCAGGTAATTACTATTGGAGATGCTCTTTGACAGATTATTATATTAAAGCAGGAGGAGGATCAACCAAACATAGCTAACCTTTGTAACGGTGCTGGTCTCCACCTATCAGTGACAGGAACATTACAACCTGAGGAGCCACTTCCACTtgacaaacatacacacctAGCATCAAATCCTcagactgaacaaaaaaaaaaaaaaagcaaacctGGCAGCCATGAAGGCACCAGACACTGCAGACCtattaaaaactaattaaaaggCTGTTATTTGCTTATACTTTTTAGAGCTCTGTGTACAACATGTAATTAAATTGAACCAGTTTTAATGAAGTGCCGAACTCAGCTCCTTTCACAAAAGCAAGGTTATCTTACACACTTCAGCTGCTTTAAGAGCAATAAAGaggtttcatgttttcttttgaactTATATTTCAGAAAATATGTGAGAAAGTGATCTGTAAAGATAAACTGGCCACTATACCCACTGAACCAAGTCACCAAGGCTGTGGCCTCTAGGTTCTTAAGcaatttttttttgacaaaccaGTATTTCCAAAGTCAAGCCTGAATGCTCAttatcagtatttttttaagttaataaaATACGGTGTTTCAGTCTACATTTCACCCTAAAATTAAAGATCAGAGTCAGCTAATAGTTGGTATTCTTCAAAAGGACTAAGTAAACACTGCTAAATCAATGTTCAAATTATATTGGTAGCATTAGTGTGTGGGCTCTCAGTTTTAGCCAGGTTTCAGTCCAGTGCATGTTTCATTTAGCAAAGATATATTTTTAGGTTATTGAAGAACTTGgctcaaacacatacacatcccACTCCTATGTGACTTAACCCTAGATTAATTATATTAACCTCAGGAAGAGAGTGCTAATGATGAGCCAGGAAAGTGAGCAAAAATAAATAGTAGATCTACTGAATAGTTCTACTGTTACATGGATTTTGTGACTTAGTCCAAATCATTTGAAAAGCTCTTGCAGCCATGGCCAGGGTCATATGATAAATGATTAACTTTCTGATAAAATGGGAGACACCCTTCAGTTCCTCAAAATGGATTTCACAGAGTCCTGGGCCCATAGATGCCACCACTGAGCTGAGAAATGTGaggctttgaaaaataaaataaaaaggtcGCCTTTCATGAGATCCTGAGGGTTTGGAGCTGAGCCGCCTCCTCTCTCCTCGCCCTGGGGTAGGCTATCATCTCCAGTGACACCAGTGGGAGGGCAGACCCCACCCCACCTCAGCTGGACATGGGATGTAAGGGATGAGAGGCAGCGTTGGGATAGAGGAGGCTCTGCTGCTGTCCCATTCTCTCAGGCCCAGCTTTGTGTTTGATCAGTGGCTGCCGACCTCCATGTCTCCAAAACAAGGAGCCAGGGTCGAGGGGAGGAACGGAGAACACATAGCTGAACCTGTATCTCCTCCCAGTAGCCCTTGTTCCCTCCAAATATAAAAAAGGGTTAATTGTACTTAACAATATGCTCTCTAACCCCACCCCACCATCACAACCACCCTCCACCACTTGATTAGAATTAGAATCACATCTGGCGCCATGTTCTGTCCCTCATTACTGCTGAATCTTATTACAACTCGCTCCCATGGGAGGGACTGTGCCGGgtttttaaacacacttttcgctttcttccttcctcttgCTCATCTCATCTGCCTCACCGCTCCTTCTATTCTGCGTTTACATTAGCGGAAGTCCTCATCTGAAAGAATGAGTGAGCACCAccaccctcctcttcttccaggGCTTGGAAATTGTTTTACAGTGCCAATTAAAGTAGGtatgttgagtttttttttttttccagagtaTGTATTATTCAGAGTGTATTATTTGTTGCActcaaaaaagaataaaaaaaaacccccactAAAATAGGACTAGCAGAGTAAGTTCCACTTACTTGCAATAAAAACTACACCAAAGGTTTGGAAATACAGTCAACATAAGGAAAATGAGGGAGCTTATTTATGGTGCCCTGAAGTCctactgaataataaaaacctcCTCAAATAACtacattttaaactttgtttCTTTGCACACTTGTGCAAACACTGTGTCTGACTGGGAATTAATTttagaagggggggggggataaaaaaatctgtaaagtTTGAGTCCAAACTGTTTTACCtcagtaaaatattaatttaaaaccaTGGCAGGAGGAAGTAGTTTCTCTGCACACTTTGTGGGCTAAGTTTGCAAGGAAATGAAAGTTTGAATAATCAAAgccttttatttgaaattttaagAACCAATATAAGGTAATAAAAAACTATGaacaaaatgcatgaaaaaactgtagcagtgatgtcTGACAAAACTGGACCCTTCATCAGAGCAGGGAGCTCTGAAGGTCACAGGGAAATCCTGAGGTTCCTCCGACTGTTCGCCTCTAGATCATCGGTGAGTCGCAGAACGTGCAGGGTGCCTGCAGTATGTTCTTTATCCACTCTGGATCTGTGGGTGAAGAAAACACATCAGGTTTAACATTTGGAATAATTATTAAGACCACTTTAACCTTTCACTTGATTTTGGAGATGTGCCGACAATTTTCCACGTTGGTCTTGCTGACTGAATGATTCCAGAGTGCTCGAGTCACTTTTCCAAACAAGTCATGAGGGCAGTGTTACTGGatttagaaacattttcatAACCAGTCTGCCGTAAAACACCCCTCCCCTCTATACGGCCATAACAATCAGTTAGCATAAATACCTACAGTATTTTTGAAAGCCAAACACCATTGCTCTTGCTCATTCAATATGATGTATCACTCCATCTGAAGCAGCTTTAAAACGTAATACACACggtttaaaaaccaaaaacagaagagcacaaacactggtgaGATGTTTTGAGGCAGGAGCTGAGATGATGTTGATTATGACAGATGCCAAAACTGCACAGACCTGTCAGTCTTTAGGCCAGATAAGCTGGAATGACCAGGAGAGCCATCCCTCGGGTACTCAGGCAGGACTGATAAAGACCGATACCGGCAGATGAAGCCAATGCTccaaaaatgggaaaaaatataatgtttttctctccctcctgttACCTCTGCAGGAGCCACATACTGTAGCTGACACTTGAACCATCTAACAAAACTAAGGGGATTCATGATACATCTATCAACATTTTAGCATCTAATGTATTGACACTGTACCTGTAAAAAGCTGATTAGGAAATAGATGAATAGTGAATAGGCTTTCTCTAGGAGAAATCAGTTCTTTGTAATCCAGGAGGTTATCACTGATGTTTAAGAAATTAGGATAATACAGAAAGCTGACTGTTTTGACATTTGACCTCTTAAATTAAAAGCTCTGTCCTCATTGTGGACTGATTACTTTTCGAATTTCCTGAAACCTGCTGTGCATTCAAAACGTTGAGAGAGACATGACACTAATTTCAGTGCAACTTGAACAGCGTTCTCTCTATGGACTACTGTCTTTAAAGTggcactttttttaaaaattaaaaacataaaggcATAAGACaaacacttgaaaaaaaaatcctctttaaTTTCAACAatcattcatgtttttcaggTTCATGACAGACTTGAAATCCAAGATGTCAAGAGATGATCTGTGCGGCAGAGCAGGATGAAGGCTGAAATTGAAGGTGACAGGGGGAGATGGCTGATCGAGAATGCGACTGTGAaatggaggtggagagagatggaaagtGGCGCTTACCCTCAGGCTCTGGCAGTCTGGCGATGGTATCCAGCAGGAGGCAACGTCTGAACGTCAGCGTCTGGCAGGCCTGGTATGacaacacacacctggaggAGGCCGAGAGAAAGGCATTAGAGAGCTGGCTGGCAGGGACAcagacagggacacacacacacacacacacacacacacgcacacacacgcacacacacacacacacacacacacacacacacacacacacacacacacacacacatacacacacacacacacaaaagtagAGCAGAAACTGAGGTAGAGCTATCGGGCACAGATTTCCCTCTTAGTGCCCACCAGAGGCACCATGTTCAAGCTAGTGAGAAAGCAGGAGAAATGTTTGACAGACGATATTTATGAGACGGTGAGAGAGGTGCATGGGTAAATATCAAGAGGTGGGAGGCTTGATTACTGCTCTGTGAAGATAAATAAACCGTCAAAGAAGGCATTTGGCATTAAGATTCAATTCATGTCCTGACTGTTAGGCTCAACTGTGGTGTCTGAACCAGCAGAGCACCTACGCTCCCTGTGAGGCTAAAGCTAATAAAAAACGTCTTTAGTGGATTAGATTTGAACTTGTGGAAGTTATtcaaaaatcaaagaaaaaataaatctgtgtaCCTGAGCcacatgtgaccatttttacagaTCGCTTGTTTGTGGTCTGTGAAGGGCAGCACGGCCTGACACAGGCTGCAGCGCTCCGAGAACGTCTGCTTGTTCATCTTGTTCTTGATGTGGCCAATCAGAACCTGAGAAGAATGACAGAGGGTGTAACACTGAATTTTTATAGTGTTAGCACAGGAGAATGTGAAGTTAATACAGTTTGTTACACTAAAATTAAGCCTAGACTGCACTAGACTGTGGAACTTTTGCTGAACAGCGTCAGTTATGGTAAAGTGGTCAAAAGTATGCAGACACTGTCAATATACCTGTGTGTACCTTCATTCTGGTTTTCATGGAAGCTTAGCTGCACTGACTTCACTCACCTAATGTGCCTTTAAGTGTACACTGTGCAGTATGTTTTATTGTACAGTGTGCTACCACTTTGGGACTGCTATCAGCATATCATTAATAGCATGGAAACTAAAAAGACAAATCAGGACATGTGGTGAGAAATTGAAGTCAGTAATTATGAGGTGAGTTGTATTTTTACCTCTGACGCTCTGTCATTGTTGTCTTTGGCAAGATACTCCACCAGGCCACAGGTGGGAATGCTGATGTTCTGAGCAATCCAGGTGTTGAGGTACACAACCCCCAGcacctttttcatgttttccctcATTAGGTGGGTCTCGACATCATTGATCCAAGACTGCACTTCTGccatctgctcctcctcctgatTCTCCTCCTGTTTTAGTCCACCAGGCTCGCCTTCTTCTTGCACagcatcctcttcctcctctccatcctcctcgTCCCGTACACACACCTTGCTTCCCTCCTGCGCAGGCTTCCAGCGGTGACTAGTACGAGGTGACTGTAGTGACTGGTAAAGTATTCGAACCAAAAAGAGCTTTAAACGCCACAAATAGGGTGTGTCTACTTCCTGGATTTTTTTATCAAGCTCTTCCTGCAGTGATGAAGGGATgcacttgttttttaaaatttgccaCCTCACAAGATCAAGCAGGTCGGCCATCTTGTACAAGTTCTGTGTGGGGGACTTGAGCAGCAGTGCTGCAGCCGTTGTTGGTGTTTTCAGGGTCACAAAGTGAACCTGGTAGGTCCTGTTAATGGGATGAAAGCTGTCCACTATACCTTGTGTGCTGACCATTGCAACATATGCTCCATTGCGGCTCACGGCAATCCCATGTATCCGTCTGCCTGTTAGGTTTTCAGATCGCAACACGTTCTCTTGTTTGAAAATCAAAGTGTTTTCAGTAAATGTTGGCGTCAACTTTTTTATACACCCATCCATGGAACAAGTGTACACTGCAACGTTATGCTGACTGACTGCTAGCGAGACTACAGGAAGTGAGTGCAGCCCCGCCACATGAGAATTGTGTACATTTAGTCCTGCCGGCGAAATCATGAGCAAACACCAAAAGACATAGCAGCCGCGTGAGGCAACAATGAGACTGCAGTTGGATTTATGGATCGGGTGGATCATTGGGACACATTTGATGTTTTCCACAGCAATCTGGTCACACTCCTTCCAGAGGATGACAGGGTGTCGCAGGGTGAAGTAGCCCTTAACCCCCGATAGGCTGACCGGCATGATCTTGACAGGTCCCACCTCACTGCCAATGATCAGGCCGCTCATCCGGCggtctgtgttttcatattcCCACCAGGCCAAGTCACTGGGCATAGTGACACCTGACTCAATGATGTCGTAAAACACAACATCTGTTCCATTGATGAAGGGCAACACAAACTTCCACAAAACAAGGTCACCATTCTCCATCAGGACAGCCAGAAGGACCATCTCTACGTCTATGCACGAGTTGTCAGGCTGAACCTGTTTGATTGTGTAAATGCTCGACCATTCCATTCTCAAAGGAGTCTGCATACTGAAGCGCCGCTGCAGCTCCTCGAAGTCCAGCAGATTCGCCTGCGGCGGCTTGTTGTCTTTTTTGGCGAAACCTCGCTCCTTGAGCCTTTCACTATACTTTTTGGTGAGATCGACTAGCATGTTCCACTCGAGGCGTTTGTGGCTGTTATGAATAGTAAGCCTGTGGTCAAGCGTTAGGCAAGCCAGCAGACAGCGCCCACTAGAGTCACAACCTAACGGAGACCAACTGGCATATTTGACTCCTCTGTGCACTTCTAGCGATGGATTAATCACTCTGTCCGCCAGAAAGACTTGCCTTACAGCGGGGTCTGGATGTGTAGAGAACTTCTCTATTGCTTCGGTTAACTCTCCTGCTGGTCCCACCTTAAAGgttcaaaacacaaataaaggcATTTGGTGACTTGGTGACAGCTGTGAACTGTAACCCAAACATTAGGTGCATTAGTTCAACAGCTTTGTGGATGACAAAGCTAAGCATTTTCTATTATTCCTAGTGgtttcaaaacataaaataaaaaatgataataattGTAGTGTCCTCTATCAAGGATTTAAGAGTAATTTCTCTTCACAAGTCATAttgcatatacacacaaacaggagaTCCTGCAGCTAGAACACAACAAAGAGCCACGTGAATGGCCGACACAACAGCATCATCAGACTTATAGTATATTTACTCTGTCAGTTGTGCTTTGAGTACCATTTGATACCACTCTCAGCTCAGTAGTACTCCTATTTACAATTGGTTAATCAAATCTATAAATGACAGCAAGAAACCAACTTTACCCTTCTGTCACTGTGCCTGGTGGATTATAAAATTCAGCTCCATCCAATGCTTTATCTGCCAAGAGGATTTTTGGAGCAGAGACGAACCTATAAAAAATCATGTTTACACACTCGAGCAGCTGCGCAGAGACAGATTTAACACAGCAAAATAGTTTTTCAGTTTCCCTTTTCATCGAcatttgctttaattattttttattcagtttagTAAATAATGACAATTCAGAAACATCCACCACTGCCAAACTAATAGCACAGAAGCAAATGTTAGCTTGGCTGGGCTACCTAGGCATGTTTACATGAGTTGCTTATCAAATACTGAAATAGTAACACTATTACAATACACTCACAGATGTCATTATGTAATCCCCTATGTATTCCTCAGACATATTTATGCTATTCAGTAGTAACTGTGGTAATAATATATCCATGTGGCCCTTAAAAAAACTTCTCTTGATATATAAATACTGTACTATACTTCAACTATACTACAAGACCAAGGCACATGGTGGCCCACAGTCAATAgaaggatggatggacggagttcttatttttttactgcacttagaccatcagtgcactgattGATGTAGGTGCAGGGGTTAAAGCTAAaagactgttttttatttgctgaaGGGAGACGATGTCTCTGCAAGCACTTCCCCCAAATCTGAGTTTAAGACGTGAGTGTGATGTGGAGGAGCTGAGTCTCTGACATGTTGCATCCAGCAACATTAGCAGTATTGTGAAATGTACATAAAGGAGAAAGTAACTCTAATGAAGCAGATGAAGGGGTCTAATGTTTATTTCTGAGCTGTAACAGTTTAATCAAATACTGTTTCTGTAGAGTCgaaagtatttttgttttccccatCAACCAAAACATTTCTTCAGGCTCAGTGAGTTCATGAGTCCATGGTCctacagcagagagcagagcaAACAGCTGCCACTCACAGGTCAGTGCAGGGACAATGACGGGCTGTTTACTGACTGATCCTTTACTGTCTGCAGCCACACCTGCTCGGCGAGCTGCGCTGCGGGTTTCCCTGAAGAAGTGTTACCTTATGGACCTAAATGGGGGACACGTGTGGATATTTACCCGCAGTCTGTGCGCTTCCGCCGGGACGGGGACAGCCGTCCTGTGCAGCATCAGGTCCTGTCTGTTGCTGTGGACATCGCACACCAGCTCCATCAGCGACACGGAGGTGGTGGTGCACACGGCCAGGCGGTGATCGTGCGACCAGGCGAGCGGCTGCAGCCCGCTGACCGGGGCCATGAGCGGGATGACAGGGTCGCGCTTAACCGAGACATCCTCCGAGCTGCTGAGCAGGTTGTCCTCGGCTT
Proteins encoded in this window:
- the gtf3c4 gene encoding general transcription factor 3C polypeptide 4 isoform X1, with the protein product MAAASPSDTMSSVHSVSSNVVIKTEAEAEDNLLSSSEDVSVKRDPVIPLMAPVSGLQPLAWSHDHRLAVCTTTSVSLMELVCDVHSNRQDLMLHRTAVPVPAEAHRLRVGPAGELTEAIEKFSTHPDPAVRQVFLADRVINPSLEVHRGVKYASWSPLGCDSSGRCLLACLTLDHRLTIHNSHKRLEWNMLVDLTKKYSERLKERGFAKKDNKPPQANLLDFEELQRRFSMQTPLRMEWSSIYTIKQVQPDNSCIDVEMVLLAVLMENGDLVLWKFVLPFINGTDVVFYDIIESGVTMPSDLAWWEYENTDRRMSGLIIGSEVGPVKIMPVSLSGVKGYFTLRHPVILWKECDQIAVENIKCVPMIHPIHKSNCSLIVASRGCYVFWCLLMISPAGLNVHNSHVAGLHSLPVVSLAVSQHNVAVYTCSMDGCIKKLTPTFTENTLIFKQENVLRSENLTGRRIHGIAVSRNGAYVAMVSTQGIVDSFHPINRTYQVHFVTLKTPTTAAALLLKSPTQNLYKMADLLDLVRWQILKNKCIPSSLQEELDKKIQEVDTPYLWRLKLFLVRILYQSLQSPRTSHRWKPAQEGSKVCVRDEEDGEEEEDAVQEEGEPGGLKQEENQEEEQMAEVQSWINDVETHLMRENMKKVLGVVYLNTWIAQNISIPTCGLVEYLAKDNNDRASEVLIGHIKNKMNKQTFSERCSLCQAVLPFTDHKQAICKNGHMWLRCVLSYQACQTLTFRRCLLLDTIARLPEPEVLPEYPRDGSPGHSSLSGLKTDRSRVDKEHTAGTLHVLRLTDDLEANSRRNLRISL
- the gtf3c4 gene encoding general transcription factor 3C polypeptide 4 isoform X3, which translates into the protein MAAASPSDTMSSVHSVSSNVVIKTEAEAEDNLLSSSEDVSVKRDPVIPLMAPVSGLQPLAWSHDHRLAVCTTTSVSLMELVCDVHSNRQDLMLHRTAVPVPAEAHRLRVGPAGELTEAIEKFSTHPDPAVRQVFLADRVINPSLEVHRGVKYASWSPLGCDSSGRCLLACLTLDHRLTIHNSHKRLEWNMLVDLTKKYSERLKERGFAKKDNKPPQANLLDFEELQRRFSMQTPLRMEWSSIYTIKQVQPDNSCIDVEMVLLAVLMENGDLVLWKFVLPFINGTDVVFYDIIESGVTMPSDLAWWEYENTDRRMSGLIIGSEVGPVKIMPVSLSGVKGYFTLRHPVILWKECDQIAVENIKCVPMIHPIHKSNCSLIVASRGCYVFWCLLMISPAGLNVHNSHVAGLHSLPVVSLAVSQHNVAVYTCSMDGCIKKLTPTFTENTLIFKQENVLRSENLTGRRIHGIAVSRNGAYVAMVSTQGIVDSFHPINRTYQVHFVTLKTPTTAAALLLKSPTQNLYKMADLLDLVRWQILKNKCIPSSLQEELDKKIQEVDTPYLWRLKLFLVRILYQSLQSPRTSHRWKPAQEGSKVCVRDEEDGEEEEDAVQEEGEPGGLKQEENQEEEQMAEVQSWINDVETHLMRENMKKVLGVVYLNTWIAQNISIPTCGLVEYLAKDNNDRASEVLIGHIKNKMNKQTFSERCSLCQAVLPFTDHKQAICKNGHMWLRCVLSYQACQTLTFRRCLLLDTIARLPEPEDPEWIKNILQAPCTFCDSPMI
- the gtf3c4 gene encoding general transcription factor 3C polypeptide 4 isoform X4; its protein translation is MAAASPSDTMSSVHSVSSNVVIKTEAEAEDNLLSSSEDVSVKRDPVIPLMAPVSGLQPLAWSHDHRLAVCTTTSVSLMELVCDVHSNRQDLMLHRTAVPVPAEAHRLRVGPAGELTEAIEKFSTHPDPAVRQVFLADRVINPSLEVHRGVKYASWSPLGCDSSGRCLLACLTLDHRLTIHNSHKRLEWNMLVDLTKKYSERLKERGFAKKDNKPPQANLLDFEELQRRFSMQTPLRMEWSSIYTIKQVQPDNSCIDVEMVLLAVLMENGDLVLWKFVLPFINGTDVVFYDIIESGVTMPSDLAWWEYENTDRRMSGLIIGSEVGPVKIMPVSLSGVKGYFTLRHPVILWKECDQIAVENIKCVPMIHPIHKSNCSLIVASRGCYVFWCLLMISPAGLNVHNSHVAGLHSLPVVSLAVSQHNVAVYTCSMDGCIKKLTPTFTENTLIFKQENVLRSENLTGRRIHGIAVSRNGAYVAMVSTQGIVDSFHPINRTYQVHFVTLKTPTTAAALLLKSPTQNLYKMADLLDLVRWQILKNKCIPSSLQEELDKKIQEVDTPYLWRLKLFLVRILYQSLQSPRTSHRWKPAQEGSKVCVRDEEDGEEEEDAVQEEGEPGGLKQEENQEEEQMAEVQSWINDVETHLMRENMKKVLGVVYLNTWIAQNISIPTCGLVEYLAKDNNDRASEVLIGHIKNKMNKQTFSERCSLCQAVLPFTDHKQAICKNGHMWLRCVLSYQACQTLTFRRCLLLDTIARLPEPEAFILLCRTDHLLTSWISSLS
- the gtf3c4 gene encoding general transcription factor 3C polypeptide 4 isoform X2; this encodes MAAASPSDTMSSVHSVSSNVVIKTEAEAEDNLLSSSEDVSVKRDPVIPLMAPVSGLQPLAWSHDHRLAVCTTTSVSLMELVCDVHSNRQDLMLHRTAVPVPAEAHRLRVGPAGELTEAIEKFSTHPDPAVRQVFLADRVINPSLEVHRGVKYASWSPLGCDSSGRCLLACLTLDHRLTIHNSHKRLEWNMLVDLTKKYSERLKERGFAKKDNKPPQANLLDFEELQRRFSMQTPLRMEWSSIYTIKQVQPDNSCIDVEMVLLAVLMENGDLVLWKFVLPFINGTDVVFYDIIESGVTMPSDLAWWEYENTDRRMSGLIIGSEVGPVKIMPVSLSGVKGYFTLRHPVILWKECDQIAVENIKCVPMIHPIHKSNCSLIVASRGCYVFWCLLMISPAGLNVHNSHVAGLHSLPVVSLAVSQHNVAVYTCSMDGCIKKLTPTFTENTLIFKQENVLRSENLTGRRIHGIAVSRNGAYVAMVSTQGIVDSFHPINRTYQVHFVTLKTPTTAAALLLKSPTQNLYKMADLLDLVRWQILKNKCIPSSLQEELDKKIQEVDTPYLWRLKLFLVRILYQSLQSPRTSHRWKPAQEGSKVCVRDEEDGEEEEDAVQEEGEPGGLKQEENQEEEQMAEVQSWINDVETHLMRENMKKVLGVVYLNTWIAQNISIPTCGLVEYLAKDNNDRASEVLIGHIKNKMNKQTFSERCSLCQAVLPFTDHKQAICKNGHMWLRCVLSYQACQTLTFRRCLLLDTIARLPEPEGKRHFPSLSTSISQSHSRSAISPCHLQFQPSSCSAAQIIS